A portion of the Oncorhynchus masou masou isolate Uvic2021 chromosome 11, UVic_Omas_1.1, whole genome shotgun sequence genome contains these proteins:
- the LOC135548643 gene encoding zinc finger protein 346-like, with translation MHSLLPKENMALEEPNGDFPYLPSGAVEVNRMIKENGDLFSDALCKVCSAVLNSDSQKLAHYQSKKHANKVRRYMSIHKEEEPTIKRFKLPSGDSANSNEETDRSKACLICNMTFSSPVVAESHYQGKVHTKNLRLKTFGHQPPVALPQALAPVVKKKKTQLEEASSVASSGPAEDDQDHFCSICNASFNNPLMAKQHYEGKKHKKQLTQQKLMETYGPSTAPASTVKGYPCTVCNIELNSVEQYQAHISGSKHKNHVRGKKGSNPTFVSPSENQYTAENQQSEYRYMPEAEPVQEDWGAFNQDYE, from the exons ATGCACTCGCTGCTGCCGAAAGAAAACATGGCGCTCGAGGAACCGAATGGAGATTTTCCATATTTACCTTCAGGGGCGGTGGAGG TAAACAGGATGATAAAGGAGAATGGTGACCTGTTTTCTGATGCCCTGTGTAAAGTCTGCAGTGCTGTCCTGAATTCTGACTCACAGAAACTTGCACATTATCAG AGCAAAAAGCATGCCAACAAAGTCAGGCGCTACATGAGCATCCACAAAGAAGAGGAGCCCACCATCAAAAGGTTCAAGTTGCCTTCGGGAGACAGC GCCAACAGTAATGAAGAGACGGACCGCTCCAAAGCCTGTCTTATATGTAATATGACATTTTCCTCTCCGGTGGTGGCTGAGTCCCACTACCAGGGCAAGGTGCATACCAAGAACCTGAGACTGAAGACTTTTGGCCACCAGCCCCCAG TAGCACTACCTCAGGCCTTGGCCCCAGtagtgaagaagaagaagactcaGTTAGAGGAGGCGAGCAGCGTGGCATCGTCAGGCCCGGCCGAGGACGACCAAGACCACTTCTGTTCCATCTGCAACGCCTCATTCAACAACCCCCTCATGGCCAAGCAGCACTACGAAGGCAAGAAGCATAAAAAACAGCTGACCCAGCAGAAGCTTATGGAGACCTATGGGCCATCCACAGCACCAG CTTCTACAGTAAAGGGCTATCCATGCACTGTGTGCAACATTGAACTCAACTCTGTGGAACAGTATCAAGCTCACATCAGCGGCTCCAAACATAAGAACCA TGTCAGAGGGAAGAAAGGGAGCAACCCAACATTTGTCAGCCCCTCTGAAAACCAGTACACAGCAGAAAACCAGCAGTCTGAGTACCGTTATATGCCTGAAGCCGAACCTGTCCAGGAGGACTGGGGCGCTTTCAACCAGGACTACGAGTGA